In a genomic window of Xylophilus rhododendri:
- the mutM gene encoding bifunctional DNA-formamidopyrimidine glycosylase/DNA-(apurinic or apyrimidinic site) lyase has translation MPELPEVEVTRRSFADRIAGALVLSVRVGKPLRWALGCDPVELAGRRVVVVRRRGKYLLIELDEGLLLVHLGMSGSLAFAESLPPPGPHDHFELLTDRGVLRLHDPRRFGAVVFAPDEASSEAQKLLGHLGVEPLSDDFDPMRFYAGLHLRNTAVKQVLLGGELVVGVGNIYCSEALFGAGIRPTMKASRISRPRAERLWRAIREVLARAVEAGGSTLRDFQSAEGRSGYFQLQAMVYGREGLPCHVCATPVRAIKQGQRSTFFCPNCQKS, from the coding sequence ATGCCTGAATTACCCGAAGTCGAGGTCACGCGACGCAGTTTCGCCGACCGTATCGCTGGCGCGCTGGTGCTGTCCGTGCGTGTGGGCAAGCCGCTGCGCTGGGCCCTGGGCTGCGATCCGGTGGAGCTGGCCGGCCGCAGGGTGGTGGTGGTGCGGCGGCGCGGCAAGTATCTGCTGATCGAACTCGACGAGGGCCTGCTGCTGGTGCACCTGGGCATGTCGGGCAGCCTGGCCTTCGCCGAAAGCCTGCCGCCGCCGGGGCCGCACGACCATTTCGAACTGCTCACCGACCGCGGCGTGCTGCGCCTGCACGATCCGCGGCGTTTCGGCGCGGTGGTGTTCGCGCCGGACGAGGCGTCGTCGGAGGCGCAGAAGCTGCTCGGCCACCTGGGCGTGGAGCCGCTGTCCGACGATTTCGATCCGATGCGTTTCTATGCCGGCCTGCACCTGCGCAACACGGCGGTCAAGCAGGTGCTGCTGGGCGGCGAACTGGTGGTGGGCGTGGGCAATATCTACTGCTCCGAAGCGCTGTTCGGCGCCGGCATCCGGCCGACGATGAAGGCATCGCGCATCAGCCGGCCGCGCGCCGAGCGGCTGTGGCGGGCCATCCGCGAGGTGCTGGCGCGGGCGGTGGAGGCCGGCGGCAGCACGCTGCGCGACTTCCAGAGCGCCGAGGGCCGCAGCGGCTATTTCCAGCTGCAGGCCATGGTCTACGGGCGCGAAGGTCTGCCCTGCCATGTCTGCGCCACGCCGGTACGCGCCATCAAGCAGGGCCAGCGTTCGACCTTTTTCTGTCCGAATTGCCAGAAATCCTGA
- a CDS encoding dynamin family protein, translating to MTTSFSDQLDRHGAWRSSTAQGIAQLSAWLVEQQLAEGGMLGRLAQIGDTLQRDKLMVAFVAEFSRGKSELINAIFFAHHGRRIVPASAGRTTMCPTELGYENGQPSQLRLLPIETRTDPRPLSAWRQQPEAWTALPLDAGQPAQMATTLDSVAQVLRVSVARARELDFWSDEQPENNPVRGSDGLVEIPMWRHALVNIDHPLLRQGLVILDTPGLNAVGAEPDLTVQLLADAHASVFVLAADTGVTRSDLQLWQQYLAPRQGDGQHTDNRIVVLNKIDVLWDGISSVAQIHAQTDRQRASSAALLGVPTARVIPVSAQRGLVARIQNDAPLLQASGLPLLEAVLAQGLVASRREVLRDAVELALARVRSDTARLLAVRRRELEEQVQELRGLRGKNDSVIAGMRYRVEQEQGEFDASEKRVLALHAVHGRLQKEARALLEDGMAADFTELQRLLGQSGLKLGLRKVYQDAFARAMQRVRKAEKAVGEIHAMMSAGFRQLNADFGFALQVPPQPAIGMWAHEIERIARAHATQVGLGQALRLTQPAAGGRLARALESRVRAVLVEAAEEITSWCRAAMAPVDSQLRERRGGFVRRIEAIDRIRGAASSLGERMGELEAQSALLAAQEQQLRRWSDDPVAEGGATSEPSPAAALPAAA from the coding sequence GTGACCACCTCTTTTTCCGACCAGCTGGACCGTCACGGCGCCTGGCGCAGCAGCACCGCGCAGGGCATCGCGCAACTCTCGGCCTGGCTGGTCGAGCAGCAGCTGGCCGAAGGCGGCATGCTCGGCCGCCTGGCGCAGATCGGCGACACCCTGCAGCGCGACAAACTCATGGTGGCCTTCGTCGCCGAGTTCTCGCGCGGCAAGTCGGAGCTGATCAACGCCATCTTCTTCGCCCACCACGGGCGGCGCATCGTGCCCGCCAGCGCCGGCCGCACCACCATGTGCCCGACCGAGCTGGGCTACGAGAACGGCCAGCCGAGCCAGCTGCGCCTGCTGCCGATCGAGACCCGCACCGATCCGCGGCCGCTGTCGGCCTGGCGCCAGCAGCCCGAGGCGTGGACCGCCCTGCCGCTGGATGCCGGCCAGCCCGCGCAGATGGCGACCACGCTCGACAGCGTGGCCCAGGTGCTGCGTGTGTCGGTGGCCCGGGCGCGTGAACTCGATTTCTGGAGCGACGAGCAGCCCGAGAACAATCCGGTGCGCGGCAGCGACGGCCTGGTCGAGATTCCGATGTGGCGCCATGCCCTGGTCAATATCGACCATCCGCTGCTGCGCCAGGGCCTGGTCATCCTCGACACGCCGGGGCTGAACGCCGTCGGCGCCGAGCCCGATCTGACGGTGCAGCTGCTGGCCGACGCGCATGCCAGCGTCTTCGTGCTGGCCGCCGACACTGGCGTGACCCGCTCCGACCTGCAGCTCTGGCAGCAGTACCTGGCGCCGCGACAGGGCGACGGCCAGCACACCGACAACCGCATCGTGGTGCTCAACAAGATCGACGTGCTGTGGGACGGCATCAGCAGCGTCGCCCAGATCCATGCGCAGACCGACCGCCAGCGCGCCAGTTCGGCCGCGCTGCTGGGCGTGCCGACGGCGCGGGTGATTCCGGTGTCGGCCCAGCGCGGACTGGTGGCGCGCATCCAGAACGACGCGCCGCTGCTGCAGGCCAGCGGCCTGCCGCTGCTGGAGGCAGTGCTGGCGCAGGGCCTGGTCGCCAGCCGGCGCGAGGTGCTGCGCGATGCGGTCGAACTCGCCCTGGCACGGGTGCGCAGCGATACCGCCCGCCTGCTGGCGGTGCGCCGCCGCGAACTCGAAGAACAGGTGCAGGAACTGCGCGGCCTGCGCGGCAAGAACGACAGCGTGATCGCCGGCATGCGTTACCGCGTTGAGCAGGAGCAGGGCGAGTTCGACGCCAGCGAGAAGCGGGTGCTGGCCCTTCACGCGGTGCACGGCCGGCTGCAGAAGGAGGCGCGTGCCCTGCTGGAAGACGGCATGGCCGCGGACTTCACCGAACTGCAGCGCCTGCTCGGCCAGTCCGGCCTGAAGCTGGGCCTGCGCAAGGTCTACCAGGATGCCTTCGCCCGCGCCATGCAGCGGGTGCGCAAGGCCGAGAAGGCGGTGGGCGAGATCCACGCCATGATGAGTGCCGGCTTTCGCCAGCTCAATGCCGACTTCGGCTTCGCGCTGCAGGTGCCGCCCCAGCCGGCCATCGGCATGTGGGCGCACGAGATCGAACGCATCGCCCGCGCCCATGCCACCCAGGTCGGCCTGGGCCAGGCCTTGCGGCTGACCCAGCCCGCCGCCGGCGGCCGGCTGGCCCGGGCACTGGAATCGCGGGTGCGGGCGGTGCTGGTGGAGGCCGCCGAGGAGATCACCAGCTGGTGCCGCGCCGCCATGGCGCCGGTCGATTCGCAGCTGCGCGAGCGGCGCGGCGGCTTCGTGCGACGCATCGAGGCGATCGACCGCATCCGCGGCGCCGCCTCCAGCCTGGGCGAGCGCATGGGCGAGCTGGAGGCGCAATCGGCCCTGCTGGCGGCGCAGGAGCAGCAGCTCAGGCGCTGGTCCGACGATCCGGTTGCCGAGGGCGGCGCGACGTCCGAGCCGTCCCCCGCCGCCGCCTTGCCCGCGGCCGCCTGA
- the mutY gene encoding A/G-specific adenine glycosylase: MDTSMEQGATRPPQDFARRITGWQATHGRHGLPWQGTRDPYRVWLSEIMLQQTQVATVLDYFPRFLARLPDVRALAEAPADVVLGLWSGLGYYSRARNLHKAAQQVMARFGGEFPRSAEELATLPGIGRSTAAAIASFCFGERAAILDANVKRVLTRVLAYGADLARPAAERALWTTATELLPFGDAETLSREMPRYTQGLMDLGATVCVPRNPLCLLCPVGDVCAARAEGKPEAYPVKTKTLKRSSESWWLLLRRDPEGRVLLQRRPERGIWAGLYCVPVFADRAALDLELAAHPAGAVRDLPVFLHVLTHKDLHLHPVLAEAAPTVSEEDGTRWALPAEWAELGLPTPVRRLLGEL, encoded by the coding sequence ATGGACACCTCGATGGAGCAGGGCGCCACGCGCCCGCCGCAGGATTTCGCCCGGCGCATCACCGGCTGGCAGGCCACCCACGGCCGCCACGGCCTGCCCTGGCAGGGCACACGCGACCCCTACCGGGTGTGGCTGTCGGAAATCATGCTGCAGCAGACCCAGGTCGCCACGGTGCTGGATTACTTCCCGCGTTTCCTCGCCCGCCTGCCCGATGTGCGCGCCCTGGCCGAGGCGCCGGCCGACGTGGTGCTGGGCCTGTGGAGCGGCCTGGGTTACTACAGCCGGGCGCGTAATCTGCACAAGGCCGCGCAGCAGGTGATGGCGCGTTTCGGCGGCGAATTCCCGCGCAGCGCCGAGGAACTGGCCACGCTGCCCGGCATCGGCCGTTCTACCGCGGCGGCGATCGCCTCCTTCTGTTTCGGCGAGCGGGCCGCCATCCTGGACGCCAACGTCAAACGGGTGCTGACCCGGGTGCTGGCCTATGGCGCCGACCTGGCGCGGCCGGCCGCCGAACGCGCGCTTTGGACCACCGCCACCGAGCTGTTGCCCTTCGGCGACGCCGAGACCCTGTCGCGCGAGATGCCGCGCTACACCCAGGGCCTGATGGACCTGGGCGCCACCGTCTGCGTGCCGCGCAATCCGCTGTGCCTGCTCTGCCCGGTGGGCGATGTCTGCGCCGCGCGGGCCGAGGGCAAGCCCGAGGCTTATCCGGTCAAGACCAAGACACTGAAGCGCAGCAGCGAATCCTGGTGGCTCCTGCTGCGCCGCGATCCCGAAGGCCGGGTGCTGCTGCAGCGCCGGCCGGAGCGTGGCATCTGGGCCGGCCTCTACTGCGTGCCGGTATTCGCCGACCGCGCCGCGCTGGACCTGGAACTGGCGGCGCATCCGGCCGGAGCGGTGCGGGACCTGCCGGTCTTCCTGCATGTGCTGACCCACAAGGACCTGCACCTGCATCCGGTGCTGGCCGAAGCCGCGCCCACGGTTTCGGAGGAAGACGGCACCCGCTGGGCCCTGCCCGCCGAATGGGCCGAACTGGGCCTGCCCACGCCGGTGCGGCGGCTGCTCGGCGAGCTATAG
- the rapZ gene encoding RNase adapter RapZ, whose amino-acid sequence MRERPRHEHPCPKPPALELILITGVSGSGKSVALNALEDAGYYCVDNLPPDLLLPFAALEQRQRAPRVAVAMDARSASALPLVPQQLAMLRAQGVAVRLLFLDASNDTLVRRYSETRRRHPLSRRDIADQQLALVQAIELERELLAELREQAHVVDSSLMLRAQLQRYIKTIITAPADQLLLVFQSFAFKRGTPVDADFIFDVRMLPNPHYEAELRPLTGRDAPVMAFLSGQPDVERMFSDISGFVGGWLDPLARDHRSYVTVGVGCTGGQHRSVYLVERLAAHFSGQWTTLKRHREID is encoded by the coding sequence ATGCGGGAGCGGCCGCGCCATGAACATCCATGCCCCAAGCCGCCGGCCCTGGAACTGATCCTGATCACCGGCGTGTCCGGCTCGGGCAAGTCGGTGGCGCTCAATGCGCTGGAAGACGCCGGCTATTACTGCGTGGACAACCTGCCGCCCGACCTGCTGCTGCCCTTCGCGGCGCTGGAACAGCGCCAGCGCGCACCGCGGGTGGCGGTGGCCATGGACGCCCGCAGCGCCTCGGCCCTGCCCCTGGTGCCGCAGCAGCTGGCCATGCTGCGCGCCCAGGGCGTGGCGGTGCGGCTGCTCTTCCTCGATGCCAGCAACGACACCCTGGTGCGCCGCTACTCGGAGACCCGCCGCCGCCATCCGCTGTCGCGCCGCGACATCGCCGACCAGCAGCTGGCGCTGGTCCAGGCGATCGAGCTGGAGCGCGAACTGCTGGCCGAGCTGCGCGAACAGGCGCATGTGGTCGATTCCAGCCTGATGCTGCGGGCGCAGCTGCAGCGCTACATCAAGACCATCATCACCGCGCCGGCCGACCAGCTGCTGCTGGTGTTCCAGTCCTTCGCCTTCAAGCGCGGCACGCCGGTGGATGCGGACTTCATCTTCGATGTGCGCATGCTGCCCAATCCGCATTACGAGGCCGAACTGCGTCCGCTCACCGGCCGCGATGCGCCGGTGATGGCATTCCTCAGCGGCCAGCCCGATGTGGAACGCATGTTCAGCGATATCTCCGGCTTCGTCGGCGGCTGGCTCGATCCGCTGGCGCGCGACCACCGCAGCTATGTCACCGTGGGCGTGGGCTGCACCGGCGGCCAGCATCGCTCGGTGTACCTGGTGGAGCGGCTGGCGGCGCATTTCAGCGGGCAGTGGACCACGCTGAAACGGCACCGCGAGATCGACTGA